A window from Moritella yayanosii encodes these proteins:
- the chrA gene encoding chromate efflux transporter — MKLVLEVFWQFFTLGWISFGGPAAHIGYFEKTFVQKLKWIDTESYARLISLSQFLPGPGSSQIGFAIGLRRAGVVGGFTAFIAFTFPSVLLLYILATTNAIQDAAWLVNITHGLKLLAVVVVADATLNMYKGFCKERSTITICVATAAVLLMVPSLLTQMLVLIAAAVIGMQLKKPSEVTLMSTVKGGVNYLPLVIFAVLFAGLPLLTNSPTWLTLFADFYQSGSLVFGGGHVVLPMLQQALGDAIDTDRFLLGYAAAQAVPGPMFSLSAFLGADLLVNSPLMGALIATVAIFLPGFLLVLGFHSAWESLAAKPKVAGAVWGINAAVVGLLMSALYQPVFISAIVGPVDMAAVIVGFFALRTLKLPIMAVVAGFIAFGYVMGL; from the coding sequence ATGAAGCTAGTTTTAGAGGTATTTTGGCAGTTTTTTACATTGGGGTGGATCAGCTTTGGTGGCCCCGCTGCACATATCGGTTATTTCGAGAAAACATTCGTTCAAAAACTAAAGTGGATAGATACCGAAAGCTATGCAAGATTAATCTCATTAAGTCAGTTTTTACCAGGTCCGGGTTCGAGCCAGATTGGTTTTGCCATCGGTTTACGTCGCGCCGGTGTTGTCGGTGGTTTTACCGCGTTTATCGCATTTACATTCCCTTCGGTGTTATTGCTTTATATCCTGGCAACAACCAACGCGATACAAGATGCGGCATGGTTAGTGAATATTACCCACGGATTAAAATTATTAGCGGTTGTGGTTGTTGCTGATGCGACGCTAAATATGTACAAAGGTTTCTGTAAAGAGCGCAGTACGATCACTATCTGTGTGGCAACGGCTGCGGTATTGTTGATGGTGCCAAGTTTGTTAACGCAAATGCTGGTGCTTATCGCTGCAGCAGTGATTGGCATGCAGCTGAAAAAACCAAGCGAAGTCACACTTATGTCTACAGTGAAAGGCGGGGTTAATTACTTACCATTAGTGATTTTCGCCGTATTGTTTGCGGGTTTACCGTTATTAACCAATTCACCTACATGGTTAACACTGTTTGCTGATTTCTACCAATCGGGTAGCTTAGTATTTGGTGGCGGTCATGTAGTATTACCTATGCTGCAACAAGCGTTAGGTGATGCGATTGATACGGACCGTTTCCTATTAGGTTATGCCGCAGCGCAAGCTGTACCGGGTCCTATGTTCTCGTTATCTGCATTCTTAGGTGCTGATTTGTTGGTTAATTCACCATTGATGGGCGCGTTAATTGCCACGGTTGCTATCTTCTTACCGGGTTTCTTATTAGTACTGGGTTTCCATAGTGCGTGGGAGTCGCTCGCGGCTAAACCGAAAGTAGCGGGTGCGGTATGGGGTATTAATGCGGCGGTCGTTGGTCTACTGATGTCAGCGTTATACCAACCGGTATTTATCTCTGCGATTGTTGGTCCGGTTGATATGGCCGCGGTTATCGTTGGTTTCTTTGCACTGCGCACACTGAAATTACCGATTATGGCTGTGGTAGCTGGCTTTATTGCATTTGGTTATGTGATGGGCCTTTAA
- a CDS encoding AAA family ATPase, whose protein sequence is MQKMKPYTYTLHTLHVVITAFMPVSLPILSLQSDFPCLLIIRGIPGSGKSTLAQHYMQSIPDAVHCEADHYFINKQGQYCYDGRKIKRAHEFCQQNMRNALSQGKSVIVSNTSIRLWELTALLDIAASYDITPHIIHCRGQFTSMHNVPADIVARMALSYEAHPDETCYKPSFLSYNCNKTEI, encoded by the coding sequence ATGCAGAAAATGAAGCCTTATACTTACACGCTTCATACTTTACACGTTGTTATCACCGCCTTTATGCCAGTATCTCTGCCAATACTCTCATTACAATCCGATTTTCCTTGTTTGCTTATTATCCGCGGGATCCCGGGTTCGGGTAAATCGACACTCGCCCAGCATTATATGCAATCGATTCCGGATGCCGTGCACTGTGAAGCCGACCATTATTTCATCAACAAGCAAGGTCAGTATTGCTATGACGGACGTAAAATAAAACGTGCTCATGAGTTTTGCCAGCAAAACATGCGTAACGCACTAAGCCAAGGCAAATCTGTGATTGTCAGTAATACCAGTATTCGTCTATGGGAGTTAACTGCATTGTTAGACATTGCTGCAAGCTATGATATAACGCCGCACATCATTCATTGTCGTGGTCAGTTCACCAGTATGCATAATGTGCCTGCTGATATCGTCGCCAGAATGGCGCTGAGTTATGAAGCGCATCCTGATGAGACCTGCTACAAACCTTCGTTTTTGTCATATAACTGCAATAAAACTGAAATATAA